Below is a genomic region from Brassica oleracea var. oleracea cultivar TO1000 chromosome C9, BOL, whole genome shotgun sequence.
AAGTTCTGTCCATTGAACCGGGATACTCCCTGTGATACCGTTGTGATTCAAGTCCAAGAGATTTTAACCTTGGAGATATCGAACTGGAACATGTTTCTTGATAAATTAATAGTCCATGTCTTTTTATTGGTTCCAAACAACATCGAAGCGTCACCTTTTAGCTTGTTACGGAAAGATCGATCCGGTAAAAGTCTAGCTTGCCTAGTGACTTTGGTATTGAACCATTGAGCTGGTTGTGTGATAGGAAAAGGTCAGGGGCTTTTCCTGGAAACGACCCAAATAACCTGGTATTGGACCTAATGAACGTTATAAGAGCTGATGTTAGGAAGAGTACATTTAAGTTAATTAATAAGATTAATTGATTAATTATACAAATTTTTTTTCACCTGTGAGCTTGTTTCTGCTGAGTTCAAGATACTCAAGTTTAGGTAACAAAGCAAGAGAACTAGGTATGGAACCAGAGAGGTCATTGTAGGAAAGGTCTATGTACTGAAGATTCTTGAGCTGGCTAAAGAAATCAGGAATAGGACCGGTAAGGTTAGTCCAGCTGAGCCTGAGAAAACGGAGGTACTTGAGCTTGGCAATGGTGGGCTGGATTGGGCCGGTGAGGTTAGAGAGCTTGCGGAAGATTAGTGTTTGCAGATAAGGTAAGTCGCCTACTTCAGGAGGGATCTGAGCGGATATCTGGTCGTAACTAATGTGTAGGGAGGTGACACGGTGGTTGACGGTGGCGTCGCCGCAGTCAACGTTGAACCAGGTGCAGCAGTCTTCTTTGGGGTCCCAGGAGATGATGTTGTTGTAAGGGTTGCTAAGTGACTTCTTGATCTTGAGGAGAGTGTTTTTGTCATCTTTGTGACAGAGATCTTTAGATAAGGAGGTCGTGAGGAAGAGCGTGAAGAACAAGAAGAGGAGCAGGGTCGTTGCCTTACTCATAATGGTAGTGTGCTTGAGTATGAGTTGTAGTGGAAACTTCTAATGATATATAGGCTAACGGCCTAACGTAATCAATTGGAAACTTAGTGGTAGGGTTTTACTAATTATATTTGCTGACTAGACCACATGCTAAACAAGTTATGGACGGTGCGTGTGAACTCATGGTTCAAATTCTCCCCGGGCTAGATAAATTTGAGTTGAGAAAGTAATTGGGCCTTCAGAAGTGAAGCCCATAATAAGAATTAATTGCGCGAGTCCGAAAATTGAAAAACGAGGCCCGTGAGTTAGTTATTACCGTTATAAGTGAAAACAGAGAATAAGTATTCATCCTTATTCTTCCTCTATTTGTGGTAACTTCTACCTTCATTTTCACTTTAAAAATGTTCTAAGAACTCATAAAAATACAAGTTGTGACACATGCTTTATTTTATCAATCTGGATGATATTACATTTTTTTTTTTTTGGGAAAACTAGAGATAAGCTTGGTTTATTACTTGCAACTACTATCAAGAGGTGCACCACATAAACACTTGTTATGAAAATATGTATAAGAATCAAATCTCTGAAGACTTCCTCCAGTGGGGATGGGTCCACACAGTCTGTTATAGCTAACATTTAAGATTTGGAGAGAATATTCAGTCCACTGAACCGGAATACTCCCTGTGATCCCATTGTGGTTCAAGTCCAGTACACCAAGTGACTCATGGAGCACAACTCTGGACAGATCAAACTGGAACATGTTTCTTGATAAGTCAATGGAAAACGTCGTTTTGTTGGCTCCAAACAACATCGAAGCATCGCCTGTGAGCTTGTTCCTTGAGAAATCTATCCGGTTAAAATCAAGGTTGCCTAGTGATTTGGGTATAGAACCGGAGAGCTGATTGTGTGAAAAGATAAGGTGAGGAACTTCTGCTGGAAACGATCCAAATGATTCAGGTATTGTACCTAAGTGAAAGATTAGAAAAAAAGCATTATAATAATCATATTTTAAGCGACGAATAGTAGAATCAAAGAGATTTTGTGACCAAAAAAAAAAAAAGTAGAATCAAAGAGATTACTTAGTTTACCTGTAAGTTTATTCCTACTAACATCAATGTACGAAAGTTTAGGTAACAAAGCGAGAGAGCTAGGTATGGAACCAGAGAGCTGATTGAAGGCAAGGCTTAAGTATTCAAGATTCATGAGCTGACTAAGGAAATCAGGAACCGGGCCGGTGAGGTTCAACCAGCTAAGCCTGAGAGAACGGAGATACTTAAGCTTGGTGATGGTGGATGGGATCTGACCGGTGATGTTAGTGATCCTGTGGAACATAAGATTCTGAAGATACGGTAAGTCACCCACTTCAGGCGGAATCTGACCGGATATCTGACCGGCGAATATGGTTAGGGAGATGACGCGGTGGTTAACGGTGGCGTCGCCGCATTCGAGGCAGTACCAGGAGCAGCAGTCGGTTTCCGGGTGCCACGAGGCGAGGTGGTAAGGGTTGTTTAGGGACTTCTTGATTTTAAGGAGGGTGTTTTTGTCGTTTTGGTTACATAGATCTTTCG
It encodes:
- the LOC106313745 gene encoding polygalacturonase inhibitor 1-like; the protein is MDHKTNTTLLFSLLFSITYLITIATSKDLCNQNDKNTLLKIKKSLNNPYHLASWHPETDCCSWYCLECGDATVNHRVISLTIFAGQISGQIPPEVGDLPYLQNLMFHRITNITGQIPSTITKLKYLRSLRLSWLNLTGPVPDFLSQLMNLEYLSLAFNQLSGSIPSSLALLPKLSYIDVSRNKLTGTIPESFGSFPAEVPHLIFSHNQLSGSIPKSLGNLDFNRIDFSRNKLTGDASMLFGANKTTFSIDLSRNMFQFDLSRVVLHESLGVLDLNHNGITGSIPVQWTEYSLQILNVSYNRLCGPIPTGGSLQRFDSYTYFHNKCLCGAPLDSSCK